One region of Opitutales bacterium genomic DNA includes:
- a CDS encoding polyamine aminopropyltransferase, protein MDPSTAEYEAPDQRTTVALIAAIFIAGLCSIVYELLIGTVSSYFKGDSVVQFSLTIGIYMAALGVGAWLSRFIPDDIYLFFLKLETLLGAIGGLSVPILYLVYAMQPGAFQWTAFVLTFAIGTLIGFEIPILTRLLERFYQLKVNISNVLSIDYAGALLATILFPFFLLPGLGPFRSSLVIGMINLGIGFIVLFKFRHKFVQPIWTFWLGLNLCIAVTFVGLFAYANTLTGIWSQALYDDRVVYEEQTAYQRLVITSRRDDFRLFLNGNLQFSSLDEYRYHESLALPALSAHPAAQRILVLGGGDGLLVREILNHAPEAQVILVDLDQAVTRLANEFERLVELNARSLQDPKVEVIHDDAFRWLDEANTPFDIIYSDLPDPNNIALARFYSVEFYRLVRNRLAQGGIFVTQATSPFHATESFWTIEASMQASGFGTVLPYHADVPSFGRWGFVIATDATRDFQTLELPDHTRYLNHEVWTQAKIFPPDELPKNPQTASTLDRPKILNRYLKSVRKWR, encoded by the coding sequence ATGGACCCTTCTACAGCGGAATACGAGGCCCCGGACCAGCGCACCACAGTAGCCCTGATCGCGGCCATCTTTATCGCGGGGCTGTGTTCCATCGTATACGAGCTGCTCATTGGAACGGTATCCTCCTACTTCAAAGGGGATAGCGTCGTTCAATTCTCGCTTACGATCGGCATTTACATGGCCGCACTCGGGGTCGGTGCTTGGCTATCGCGCTTTATCCCAGATGATATTTACCTCTTCTTTCTAAAGCTCGAGACGCTGCTCGGGGCGATCGGTGGACTCAGTGTGCCAATCCTCTATTTAGTTTATGCCATGCAGCCCGGAGCTTTCCAGTGGACCGCCTTTGTTCTGACCTTTGCCATCGGGACCTTAATCGGGTTTGAGATCCCCATTTTGACGCGCTTGCTCGAGCGTTTTTATCAGCTCAAAGTAAACATCTCCAATGTGCTCAGCATCGACTACGCCGGCGCACTTCTGGCGACGATCCTTTTCCCCTTCTTCTTATTACCTGGCTTAGGGCCTTTTCGCAGCTCACTGGTGATCGGCATGATTAACCTGGGAATCGGCTTCATCGTGTTATTCAAATTCCGCCACAAGTTCGTACAACCGATCTGGACGTTTTGGCTGGGCCTGAATCTGTGCATCGCTGTGACGTTCGTAGGCTTATTCGCTTACGCCAACACTTTGACAGGCATCTGGTCTCAGGCGCTCTATGACGACCGGGTCGTCTACGAAGAACAGACTGCCTACCAGCGCTTAGTCATCACCTCCCGCCGCGACGACTTCCGTCTCTTCCTGAATGGGAACTTACAATTTTCCTCCTTGGACGAATACCGCTACCACGAAAGCCTCGCCCTGCCTGCCTTGAGTGCCCACCCCGCAGCCCAACGCATTTTAGTGCTGGGCGGCGGCGACGGTTTACTCGTAAGGGAAATTCTAAACCATGCCCCAGAAGCTCAGGTCATCTTAGTAGATCTCGACCAGGCGGTCACGCGACTCGCTAACGAGTTTGAACGTTTAGTTGAACTTAACGCGCGCAGCCTCCAAGACCCCAAAGTTGAGGTGATCCATGACGACGCCTTCAGATGGCTCGATGAGGCCAATACACCCTTCGATATTATCTATTCGGACTTACCCGACCCCAACAACATCGCCCTGGCTCGTTTCTACAGTGTCGAGTTCTACCGCCTCGTCCGCAATCGTCTCGCCCAGGGTGGCATTTTCGTAACTCAAGCTACCAGCCCATTCCACGCTACCGAAAGCTTCTGGACCATTGAAGCCAGCATGCAGGCGTCCGGATTCGGCACGGTGCTGCCCTATCACGCCGATGTGCCGTCATTCGGTCGCTGGGGGTTTGTCATAGCCACGGATGCGACTCGGGATTTCCAAACTTTGGAACTTCCGGACCATACGCGTTATCTGAATCACGAAGTTTGGACTCAGGCCAAAATTTTTCCGCCTGACGAGCTTCCAAAAAATCCGCAAACTGCAAGTACTTTAGACAGACCCAAAATCCTCAACCGCTATCTCAAAAGCGTGCGCAAATGGCGCTGA
- a CDS encoding response regulator transcription factor yields the protein MPQTVYILEDESITRDLCVEYVQVALPEFELAGSSADGNQALEDCLRMEPDLVIIDIRLPGMSGLEFLQKYKKHVPSSKVLIYSGTDCSEVVKSAWVGNADGFVEKRSGMQQIKAAVDSIMNGRPYFSESVAGKIIDLSTSRRIPGGKGS from the coding sequence ATGCCGCAGACCGTCTATATTCTTGAGGACGAATCCATAACACGTGACCTGTGTGTCGAATACGTCCAAGTCGCCTTGCCAGAATTTGAGCTGGCGGGTTCCTCCGCGGACGGCAACCAGGCGTTAGAGGACTGTCTGCGCATGGAGCCCGATTTGGTTATCATTGATATCCGACTTCCGGGTATGAGCGGTCTGGAGTTTCTCCAAAAGTATAAGAAGCATGTGCCATCCAGTAAGGTATTGATCTACTCGGGAACCGATTGTTCTGAAGTGGTGAAATCTGCTTGGGTCGGTAACGCCGATGGTTTTGTCGAAAAACGCTCGGGTATGCAGCAAATCAAAGCTGCTGTGGATTCGATCATGAATGGGCGTCCGTATTTTTCAGAGAGTGTGGCAGGGAAGATTATAGACTTATCCACATCTCGGCGAATCCCTGGAGGGAAGGGGAGTTAG
- a CDS encoding HAMP domain-containing histidine kinase codes for MASQDDKHPESLHRLSLIINQLDDFSVVLGHISHDLSSPIGAIRLFLDIEKARQPENTTPRSLETFSRLADEADAAKELIDRLVEFKDSLALLASPIVAPCPIGDLVESFVHFCQDQDLFRNNALEYQDKSEGLLTPDWDASMLRHSLLIICRDFARLVPPENKFFLEVSSGLYSYQISIFASGLEVPNHLLGIRPQQLRHKLLVEHDKKWHPTAQVWTEVNAMARLFDASWSLNWDAEGHASWSLKPLSPKE; via the coding sequence ATGGCATCGCAAGACGACAAACACCCCGAGTCGCTTCATCGGCTTTCGCTAATCATCAATCAACTCGATGACTTTAGCGTCGTGCTTGGGCACATTTCTCACGATCTCAGCTCGCCCATTGGTGCCATACGGTTGTTTCTCGACATAGAAAAGGCGCGCCAGCCCGAGAACACTACGCCACGCAGTCTGGAGACATTTTCTCGACTCGCTGACGAGGCCGACGCAGCGAAGGAACTGATTGATCGCCTCGTCGAGTTTAAAGACAGCTTGGCATTGCTAGCATCTCCCATTGTCGCGCCCTGTCCTATAGGCGATCTGGTCGAGTCCTTTGTTCATTTTTGCCAGGACCAGGATCTGTTTCGCAACAATGCGTTGGAGTATCAGGATAAGTCCGAAGGGCTGCTTACCCCAGATTGGGATGCTAGTATGTTGCGGCATTCCTTACTTATAATTTGCCGAGATTTCGCACGCCTAGTTCCCCCCGAAAATAAGTTTTTTCTAGAAGTCTCCTCAGGACTATACTCCTATCAGATATCGATCTTCGCCAGCGGGCTCGAGGTGCCGAATCATCTCCTTGGCATTAGGCCCCAGCAACTCCGCCACAAACTCTTAGTCGAGCACGATAAGAAATGGCATCCGACAGCTCAGGTCTGGACAGAAGTCAACGCCATGGCTCGCCTCTTTGACGCCTCCTGGTCACTCAATTGGGACGCCGAAGGCCACGCCAGTTGGTCACTGAAACCACTTTCCCCAAAGGAATAA
- a CDS encoding CesT family type III secretion system chaperone: MNTISVHSTRHHSLDEFLSLNGFEVEEVDTQVYRVIRDDELPVFLSITDSSLYFSVDLGNISDVASAELYQALLDLNTEIQPVSFGIDSTNAEDPRLVLVESRISGDLSDEELLSVFSALELATDQAEALLSSYLK; this comes from the coding sequence ATGAACACCATATCTGTCCACAGCACGCGTCACCACAGCCTTGACGAGTTTCTCTCGCTTAACGGCTTCGAAGTCGAGGAAGTCGACACCCAAGTCTACCGCGTTATCCGCGATGACGAACTCCCCGTGTTTCTCAGCATCACGGACTCCAGCCTCTACTTTTCAGTCGATCTCGGCAACATCTCCGACGTCGCCAGCGCAGAGCTGTATCAGGCTCTCCTCGATCTCAACACCGAGATTCAGCCGGTGAGCTTCGGTATCGACAGCACCAACGCAGAAGACCCGCGCCTCGTTCTAGTGGAAAGCCGTATTTCGGGCGATTTGAGCGACGAAGAATTACTCAGCGTTTTCAGCGCACTTGAATTGGCGACGGACCAAGCCGAAGCCCTCCTCAGCTCTTACCTCAAATAA
- a CDS encoding type II secretion system F family protein, protein MALLTAAQQNASKSRDNASGKKKMTFAESQRLAKLKAYEKKSKRAKIKTENLAVFTEQIASMLEAGLPLVSALEALQDQTENPVFQIIIRDVRNDVSSGIAFSEACAKFPRAFPNLFLSMVEAGEASGGLAEILAKTAVYFNDSVKLAKQVKGAMTYPIAVISIAIILVAVLLIKVIPVFADMFTGFGAELPKPTQFVIDLSNFLVAWWWVILLSGFTFWKVMSKIVSTPKGRVGKDNVIFRLPVIGALTQRINLSRFCRTYAILLRSGVPILRTLEIVSRASNNVFVEDAVKEISRNISQGGQVSESIASIDYFPPMVKHMSKAGEQTGNVDGMLNKVADFYDAEIDTLVSSLTSLMEPLLIVFLGTVVGGIVMAMFMPIFELSSVVG, encoded by the coding sequence ATGGCACTTTTAACCGCAGCCCAACAAAACGCTTCTAAATCACGAGATAACGCTTCCGGCAAAAAGAAGATGACCTTCGCTGAGTCTCAGCGCTTAGCGAAACTGAAGGCTTATGAAAAGAAGTCGAAGCGGGCGAAGATTAAGACCGAGAATCTCGCGGTATTCACCGAACAGATTGCGAGTATGTTGGAGGCTGGCCTGCCGCTGGTTTCAGCTTTGGAAGCCCTGCAAGACCAAACTGAGAATCCAGTTTTTCAAATCATTATCCGCGATGTGCGCAATGATGTATCGAGTGGCATCGCCTTTTCGGAAGCCTGTGCGAAATTTCCTCGTGCGTTTCCCAACCTCTTTCTCTCGATGGTAGAGGCCGGTGAGGCCAGCGGTGGTCTGGCTGAAATCCTAGCCAAGACGGCGGTTTACTTTAATGACAGCGTGAAATTAGCCAAGCAAGTCAAAGGTGCGATGACTTATCCGATCGCTGTCATCAGTATCGCCATTATCCTAGTGGCAGTCTTGTTGATCAAAGTGATTCCGGTCTTCGCCGATATGTTTACGGGGTTCGGTGCTGAGTTGCCTAAGCCTACCCAGTTCGTCATCGATCTGAGTAATTTTTTGGTTGCATGGTGGTGGGTGATCCTCCTGTCCGGCTTCACCTTTTGGAAAGTGATGAGTAAAATCGTGAGCACTCCTAAAGGTCGGGTAGGAAAGGATAATGTAATATTTCGACTCCCGGTAATAGGGGCTCTGACACAAAGGATTAACCTGTCTCGATTCTGCCGTACATATGCGATTCTGCTTCGTTCAGGTGTCCCTATTTTACGAACCTTGGAGATCGTGTCTAGAGCGTCGAACAATGTCTTTGTGGAGGACGCAGTTAAGGAAATTTCCCGAAATATCAGCCAGGGTGGACAGGTTTCGGAAAGTATTGCAAGCATCGATTATTTCCCTCCTATGGTGAAACACATGAGTAAGGCTGGAGAGCAGACAGGAAACGTCGATGGGATGCTCAACAAGGTTGCAGATTTCTATGACGCTGAAATCGATACACTGGTTTCATCGCTGACTTCGCTGATGGAGCCTTTACTCATCGTCTTCCTTGGAACCGTTGTGGGGGGAATAGTGATGGCCATGTTCATGCCGATCTTCGAGCTTTCTTCCGTGGTTGGCTAG
- a CDS encoding PspA/IM30 family protein, producing the protein MSIFSRFFKIGQASVNKALDKMEKPELMLEQAIRDKEVQIRDAKKSVQSCIATERQTKKLLDTEKAEQLAWEQRAQAALKSGKEDLAVKALQRATEHEQKVGGLQQNWETQKTGVEDLKRDIHGMEEQLAEYKRNKDFIIAQAKAAEVKKGIYEAKARIAKKSNNADDLMARMKAKAERSEVEAEAAQEIAGMGEDTLEKQFDELDSSSANPAVQDKLAAMKAKLNQGA; encoded by the coding sequence ATGAGTATTTTCAGTCGTTTCTTCAAGATTGGCCAGGCCTCAGTAAACAAGGCACTGGATAAAATGGAAAAGCCGGAGCTGATGCTGGAACAGGCGATCCGCGACAAAGAGGTGCAAATCCGCGATGCCAAAAAGTCAGTCCAGAGCTGCATTGCTACCGAGCGCCAGACCAAAAAACTCCTGGATACAGAGAAAGCTGAGCAACTCGCCTGGGAACAGCGCGCTCAAGCCGCCCTGAAATCCGGCAAAGAAGATCTCGCCGTAAAGGCGCTGCAGCGCGCGACGGAGCACGAGCAGAAAGTCGGAGGCTTGCAGCAAAATTGGGAGACCCAAAAAACGGGCGTCGAAGACCTCAAGCGTGATATCCACGGCATGGAGGAACAACTGGCCGAGTATAAGCGGAATAAGGACTTTATCATCGCGCAAGCCAAGGCCGCAGAAGTCAAAAAAGGCATCTATGAAGCCAAAGCTCGCATTGCAAAGAAGTCGAACAACGCCGACGACCTTATGGCCCGCATGAAGGCTAAAGCTGAACGCAGTGAAGTGGAAGCAGAGGCGGCCCAGGAAATTGCCGGCATGGGTGAGGATACACTTGAAAAGCAATTTGATGAGCTCGATAGCTCGAGCGCTAATCCAGCCGTGCAAGACAAACTGGCGGCTATGAAAGCAAAACTCAACCAAGGCGCTTAG
- a CDS encoding DUF350 domain-containing protein: MELFLQTYLLIPLAYFGLAILVLVFSKLLNDWTTPYSVDEELHEKDNPALALSFSGYILGVVIAFTGALLGPSQGLFMDIVMTGAYSLVGVILLNIARVVNDKLVLYKFSNVKEIIEDQNAGTGAVQFGAYIASALIIAGAINGQGGGPLTALTFFALGQVFMALFAPIFCKFTPFDVHAEIEDDNIAAGAAFGGALIAIGMILMHASAGDFESWQYNLGIFAGEAVIGLALLPLARFGFDKIAFPNADLQQEIKEDRNLGAGIMEACCLIGFAALLSVTFG; this comes from the coding sequence ATGGAACTCTTTCTTCAAACCTACCTACTCATCCCGCTGGCCTACTTTGGCTTGGCGATCCTCGTCTTGGTATTTTCCAAATTGCTCAACGATTGGACGACACCCTACTCGGTCGACGAAGAATTACATGAGAAAGACAATCCCGCTTTGGCCCTTAGTTTCAGCGGTTATATACTCGGCGTGGTGATTGCCTTTACTGGCGCCCTGCTCGGTCCGAGCCAAGGACTGTTCATGGATATTGTAATGACCGGCGCTTACTCGCTAGTCGGCGTCATCCTCCTCAACATCGCGCGCGTGGTGAATGACAAGCTGGTGCTCTACAAATTTTCCAACGTAAAGGAAATCATTGAAGACCAAAACGCCGGCACCGGAGCTGTTCAGTTTGGTGCCTATATTGCTTCGGCGTTGATTATCGCTGGAGCAATAAATGGGCAGGGAGGCGGCCCCTTAACAGCATTAACGTTTTTTGCATTAGGGCAGGTCTTCATGGCCCTCTTTGCTCCGATCTTCTGCAAATTTACGCCCTTTGATGTCCATGCTGAGATCGAAGACGATAATATTGCCGCAGGTGCAGCGTTTGGCGGTGCGTTGATTGCCATTGGTATGATCTTGATGCACGCAAGCGCCGGCGACTTTGAAAGCTGGCAATATAACCTCGGCATCTTCGCCGGCGAAGCCGTGATCGGCTTGGCCCTGTTACCGCTCGCTCGGTTCGGCTTCGATAAAATCGCTTTTCCCAACGCCGACCTCCAGCAGGAGATCAAAGAAGACCGCAACCTCGGTGCCGGTATCATGGAGGCATGCTGCCTTATCGGCTTTGCCGCCCTACTCAGTGTAACGTTTGGATAA
- a CDS encoding DUF4178 domain-containing protein, with protein sequence MSAILLILLIVVALGVMAALWFFSRPKEATGEFNRSKDRPMTIKNVEPGGVLTLKGVGENIEDFEIVITGKHLYQEDGFEWFELEGERGAEKVWIEVEDDDELSVSLTVKKMKLSQIGLNPDEVARIEKADEGEISYEGRSYEFDDWGEAMFYRNGARAQGERFKYWDFESEDGLHSLTIEQWAGARMEAFLSENIRPAQIDIFSLDGKA encoded by the coding sequence ATGTCAGCGATCTTACTGATTCTTCTCATCGTCGTTGCCCTAGGGGTTATGGCCGCTCTTTGGTTTTTCAGCCGACCCAAGGAAGCCACGGGCGAATTTAATCGATCAAAGGATCGCCCGATGACTATCAAGAACGTCGAGCCAGGTGGCGTGCTGACACTGAAAGGAGTGGGAGAAAACATCGAAGACTTCGAAATCGTGATTACAGGCAAGCACCTTTACCAAGAAGACGGCTTCGAATGGTTTGAGCTTGAGGGAGAGCGCGGCGCTGAAAAAGTGTGGATCGAAGTGGAGGACGATGACGAGTTGAGTGTATCACTTACGGTGAAGAAAATGAAGCTGAGCCAGATCGGCCTGAACCCAGATGAAGTGGCCCGCATTGAAAAAGCCGATGAAGGCGAGATCAGTTACGAGGGCCGCAGCTACGAATTTGATGACTGGGGCGAGGCGATGTTTTACCGCAACGGTGCTCGTGCACAGGGGGAACGCTTTAAATATTGGGACTTTGAGAGCGAAGATGGCCTACACTCCCTCACCATAGAACAATGGGCAGGGGCACGTATGGAAGCCTTCCTTTCAGAAAATATCCGCCCGGCGCAGATCGATATCTTTTCACTCGACGGCAAAGCCTGA
- the mraW gene encoding 16S rRNA (cytosine(1402)-N(4))-methyltransferase — MNSTTPRLTEQVHLFLKSFLKKGDAVIDATMGKGYDTRFLAECVGTKGRVIAVDIQQDAIEHTRERLEAVGFLDQIDQSIRLCHASHEQLDSLIPQGQVGQIHAIVYNLGYLPGTDKSITTQAQSTLRSLQSAIKCLQRGGIISVLIYTGHNTGLDEYKAIVRWADSLGSEARAHWKSGFDEARRPPVWLLIEKI; from the coding sequence ATGAATTCGACCACCCCACGCTTAACTGAACAAGTTCACCTGTTTCTCAAATCATTCCTAAAGAAAGGCGACGCTGTCATAGACGCTACGATGGGAAAAGGCTATGACACCCGCTTTCTCGCTGAATGCGTGGGAACAAAAGGGCGTGTCATTGCCGTTGACATTCAACAAGACGCCATCGAACACACACGTGAACGATTAGAGGCAGTCGGCTTCTTAGACCAAATCGACCAGAGCATTCGACTCTGTCACGCCTCACATGAACAACTCGACAGTCTCATTCCCCAGGGACAAGTCGGCCAAATCCACGCTATCGTCTACAACTTGGGTTATCTGCCCGGCACAGATAAGTCCATAACGACACAGGCCCAGTCCACACTTCGATCCCTTCAAAGCGCGATTAAATGCCTACAGCGAGGCGGAATCATCTCCGTGCTCATTTACACCGGACATAACACAGGCTTAGATGAGTATAAGGCAATCGTTCGCTGGGCTGATTCACTTGGAAGTGAAGCTCGAGCGCATTGGAAAAGTGGATTCGATGAGGCACGACGCCCCCCCGTATGGCTCCTTATTGAGAAAATCTAG
- a CDS encoding HDOD domain-containing protein, giving the protein MSGSEENTSISQESLAEHTIETIRGSLSGRDSMGLNGIIRLVQDLSSRALSLSVDELSNMIGSDPKVASKVISAANTLSYNPFGVSIKSVTQAIHLLGFDQISNLTLSLLLMSKADSKRNPMEQREISAKTLVSAYMAKELALEIGMDPFQSLACTALRSFAKLLMSSFMIDAYREANAEAKYMSEDAAYSKVFGLTPLQLGHNLLLSDQLPKTVKRCLDEAPDVITRELAKDPDNQLLALSETAIRIVQISEDEDLGPEELNMRVQKMITRLPGGESISEAHIKLLFSRTYGRISEFEKENKFDFSQSASIEAWKARSRQRVPNAKVRPQEEKRSNAAVIEKEELSRNSVMLTQSPFPGITSPLSRALTIQPPDIHSAYKALIDYFYTVKQIEEVLIFLPDEEDAYSWYAQWGRGVLFRGVGNRPIVKAQQRDLIGLAIQSGRDVFIPHADTVKIQSLIPKWMHIPFRVKSLGIWPMSLDEDIQALLVMAHIGDGFMSLEMTDMKIIQALRKEIEFAYRSI; this is encoded by the coding sequence ATGTCTGGGTCTGAAGAGAACACGTCTATTTCGCAAGAGTCCCTCGCGGAGCACACTATAGAGACTATTCGTGGATCCCTATCTGGGCGGGATTCAATGGGGCTCAACGGTATTATTCGTCTGGTTCAAGACCTCTCGTCTCGCGCTCTTTCACTTTCCGTCGATGAATTATCGAACATGATAGGCAGTGATCCTAAGGTCGCTAGTAAAGTCATCAGTGCGGCAAATACCTTGTCCTACAATCCCTTTGGCGTATCAATTAAAAGCGTAACTCAAGCCATTCACCTCCTCGGTTTTGATCAGATCAGCAACCTGACTCTATCACTTCTCCTGATGAGCAAGGCGGATTCGAAGCGCAACCCCATGGAGCAGCGCGAGATCTCAGCTAAAACGTTAGTGAGTGCTTATATGGCGAAGGAATTGGCCCTTGAGATTGGGATGGATCCCTTTCAATCCCTTGCGTGCACCGCATTGCGCAGTTTCGCCAAACTGTTGATGTCATCCTTCATGATCGACGCCTATCGCGAGGCGAATGCTGAGGCAAAGTATATGAGCGAAGATGCAGCTTACAGTAAAGTATTTGGCCTCACTCCGCTCCAGCTGGGTCACAATTTACTCCTCAGTGATCAGCTGCCCAAAACGGTGAAGCGTTGTCTGGACGAAGCGCCCGATGTGATCACCCGAGAATTGGCAAAGGATCCAGACAACCAGCTCTTAGCTCTCTCTGAAACGGCGATCCGTATCGTCCAAATCTCGGAAGATGAGGATTTGGGCCCCGAGGAGCTTAATATGCGAGTTCAGAAGATGATCACGCGCCTGCCTGGAGGGGAAAGTATTTCTGAAGCGCACATCAAACTTTTGTTTTCACGCACCTATGGCCGGATCTCAGAGTTTGAAAAAGAGAACAAATTCGACTTCTCTCAGTCAGCTTCCATCGAAGCGTGGAAAGCGCGCTCGCGGCAACGGGTGCCCAATGCGAAAGTACGGCCGCAAGAGGAAAAAAGGAGCAACGCAGCGGTCATAGAAAAGGAGGAATTGTCGCGGAATTCTGTGATGTTAACCCAGTCACCTTTCCCGGGGATCACCAGCCCGCTCTCTCGGGCTCTGACGATTCAACCTCCTGATATCCACTCAGCCTATAAAGCCCTTATCGACTATTTTTACACCGTGAAACAAATTGAAGAGGTCCTCATTTTCCTTCCGGACGAAGAGGACGCTTACTCTTGGTATGCCCAATGGGGGCGGGGAGTCCTGTTTCGCGGTGTCGGTAATCGCCCGATTGTGAAAGCCCAGCAGCGCGACCTTATAGGCTTGGCGATCCAAAGCGGACGCGATGTCTTCATACCACACGCAGATACGGTGAAAATACAAAGCCTCATTCCTAAATGGATGCATATCCCTTTTCGCGTGAAATCGTTGGGTATTTGGCCAATGTCATTGGATGAGGACATCCAAGCGCTTTTGGTCATGGCTCATATAGGAGACGGGTTTATGAGTCTTGAAATGACCGACATGAAGATCATTCAGGCATTGCGGAAGGAAATAGAATTTGCCTATCGGAGTATTTAG
- a CDS encoding AAA family ATPase, with protein sequence MNTAALFRFCYDTFSQQRRELLRKQHFSSFEIDFEIAYLIYIAAHFDGDFSATERHWRDTVARSLNWSGMYQDLLQTRIDSQPSFSLDHFTLAKQSSELAEALLRFAIVTSRVDGRINSEESMLLNTVMSTFPVPATTQLTQLIAEVDAIVVGDSLPPRESLSDQAVEPTSSASSAAIGATATTAKSSESAEAVLEELEALVGLEGVKAEIRKLTSFLKIQEQRARHDLSQAPLSLHMVFTGNPGTGKTTVARLVARIFKALGILKKGHLVEVDRTGLVGQYVGHTEQKTGEVIQSALDGILFIDEAYALQKEGAANDFGADAIDALVKALEDHRERLVVIVAGYQNEMETFIHANPGLRSRFNAYIIFEDYDVEELVQIFQLICQANHYELSDTGLEKLKVVFTGRIAHKGQDFGNGRTCRNLFEQAIRSQALRLSNKTSTEVTRAELMEIQANDIPE encoded by the coding sequence ATGAATACGGCCGCGCTCTTTCGTTTCTGCTACGACACATTTTCGCAGCAGCGCCGGGAACTCTTGCGCAAACAACACTTCTCTTCGTTCGAAATCGATTTCGAAATCGCCTACCTGATCTACATCGCAGCTCATTTCGACGGAGATTTCAGCGCAACGGAAAGGCACTGGCGCGACACCGTAGCGCGCTCACTCAATTGGAGCGGGATGTATCAAGACCTCCTCCAAACCCGAATTGATAGCCAGCCCTCGTTCTCTCTCGACCACTTTACTCTGGCCAAACAAAGCTCAGAACTCGCAGAGGCCCTGCTGCGATTCGCAATTGTAACCAGCCGTGTGGACGGGCGCATCAACAGCGAAGAATCGATGCTTCTCAATACAGTGATGAGCACCTTTCCAGTCCCAGCGACCACACAGCTCACTCAACTGATCGCAGAGGTGGATGCTATCGTCGTCGGAGATAGCTTACCTCCACGTGAGAGCTTATCAGATCAGGCGGTAGAACCCACAAGCAGCGCTTCCTCAGCGGCCATAGGAGCGACTGCAACCACGGCGAAATCTTCAGAAAGCGCCGAAGCTGTGCTTGAAGAGCTGGAAGCTTTGGTGGGTCTCGAAGGCGTAAAAGCTGAGATACGCAAATTGACGAGCTTTCTGAAAATCCAGGAGCAACGTGCCCGGCACGACCTCTCCCAGGCCCCGCTTTCGCTCCACATGGTATTTACAGGGAATCCCGGCACCGGAAAAACCACTGTGGCTCGCCTTGTCGCACGTATCTTCAAAGCCCTAGGCATTTTAAAAAAAGGTCATCTCGTCGAAGTTGATCGCACGGGACTCGTCGGCCAATACGTGGGTCATACCGAGCAAAAGACAGGCGAAGTTATTCAATCTGCGCTCGACGGCATCCTCTTTATTGATGAAGCCTACGCACTCCAAAAGGAGGGCGCCGCCAATGACTTCGGCGCCGACGCAATCGACGCCCTTGTCAAAGCCTTGGAAGACCACCGCGAGCGACTCGTTGTAATCGTCGCCGGCTACCAAAATGAAATGGAGACCTTCATCCACGCCAACCCCGGACTCCGCTCACGCTTCAATGCATATATTATCTTCGAAGACTATGATGTGGAGGAGTTGGTGCAGATTTTCCAACTCATCTGCCAGGCTAATCACTACGAATTATCCGACACAGGACTCGAGAAGCTAAAGGTAGTCTTTACCGGGCGCATAGCCCACAAAGGCCAAGATTTTGGTAATGGACGTACCTGCCGTAACCTCTTCGAACAAGCTATCCGTAGCCAAGCCCTGCGCCTCTCCAACAAGACGTCTACCGAAGTCACCCGAGCTGAGCTCATGGAGATCCAGGCAAACGATATTCCCGAGTAG
- the speD gene encoding adenosylmethionine decarboxylase — MVGHQIIAELEGCDPSRLNDPDQLESALRAACSEAGATVVTSAFHHFSPHGVSGVVVISESHVAVHTWPDRAYASFDIFTCGDAALCERILKKIEACVGAAHTSAQHIQRGPGAQLTQA, encoded by the coding sequence GTGGTAGGTCACCAGATCATCGCGGAGCTCGAGGGGTGCGATCCCTCGCGACTCAACGATCCCGATCAACTGGAAAGTGCATTGCGTGCGGCCTGTTCTGAAGCCGGGGCTACTGTCGTAACGAGTGCCTTTCACCACTTCTCACCTCATGGCGTCAGTGGCGTTGTCGTGATCTCAGAAAGCCATGTCGCGGTCCATACCTGGCCAGATCGCGCCTATGCCTCGTTCGACATTTTCACTTGTGGTGATGCCGCTTTGTGCGAGCGGATCCTCAAAAAAATCGAGGCCTGTGTTGGGGCAGCACACACGAGCGCCCAACACATACAGCGCGGACCCGGAGCGCAGCTCACGCAGGCATGA